The Pyrus communis chromosome 9, drPyrComm1.1, whole genome shotgun sequence genome has a segment encoding these proteins:
- the LOC137744914 gene encoding protein PIR translates to MAVPVEEAIAALSTFSLEDEQAEVQGPGIWVSTDSGATDSPIEYSDVSAYRLSLTEDTKALNQLNALIQEGKEMGSVLYTYRSCVKALPQLPDNMKQSQADLYLETYQVLDLEMSRLREIQRWQASAAAKLAADMQRFSRPERRINGPTVTHLWSMLKLLDTLVQLDHLKNAKASIPNDFSWYKRTFTQVSVQWHDTDTMREELDDLQIFLSTRWAILLNLHVEMFRVNNVEDILQVLIVFAVESLELDFALLFPERHILLRVLPILVVLATSSEKDSESLYKRVKINRLINIFKNDPVIPAFPDLHLSPVAIMKELSIYFQKFSTQTRLLSLPSPHELPSREAQDYQRHYLIINHIGSIRAEHDDFAIRFSSSMNQLLLLKATDNPDIDWCKEVKGNIYDMVVEGFQLLSRWTARIWEQCAWKFSRPCKDIVPSETQEALASFSDYEKVVRYNYSAEERKALVELVGYIKSIGSLMQCNDTLVADALWETIHAEVQDFVQNTLATMLRTTFRKKKDLSRILSDMRTLSADWMANTSKSESGSLQQGGDESKGNFFYPRPVAPTAAQAHCLQFLIYEAVSGGNLRKPGGLFGNSGSEIPVNDLKQLETFFYKLRFFLHILDYSVTVATLTDLGFLWFREFYLESSRVIQFPIECSLPWMLVDYVLESQNAGILESVLMPFDIYNDSAQQALVLLKQRFLYDEIEAEVDHCFDIFVSKLCDSIFTYYKSWAASELLDTSFLFALDNGEKYSVEPMRFTALLKMTRVKLLGRMIDLRSLIADRMNKVFRDNIEFLFDRFESQDLCAIVELENLLDILKHAHGLLSRDLSIDSFSIMLNEMQENISLVSYCSRLASQIWSEMQNDFLPNFILCNTTQRFTRSSKVPLVPIQKPSVPSAKPNFYCGTKDLNAAHQSFARLHSGFFGMPHMFSIVRLLGSRSLPWLIRALLDHVSNKIAAVEPMITGLQEALPKSIGLLPFDGGVTGCMRLVKEQLSWGTKSQLKSEVLRGIKEIGSVLYWLGLLDIVLRETDTTHFMQTAPWLGLLPGADGQILHSQDGGESPIVNLFKSATSVIVSNPGCRNPTSFHTLSKQAEAADLLYKANMNTGSVLEYALAFTSAALDKYCSKWSAVPKTGFIDITTSKDFYRIYSGLQIWYLEESVRVTPSSHEVLGDSIAWGGCTIIYLLGQQLHFELLDFSYQVLNVAEVESASISQVHKSPHFVQGWDGLLEVMKKARRLNNHVFSMLKARCPLEDKTACAIKQSGAPLHRVKFENTVSAFETLPQKEA, encoded by the exons ATGGCTGTTCCTGTTGAAGAAGCCATTGCCGCTCTATCCACCTTCTCACTCGAG GATGAACAAGCAGAGGTTCAAGGACCGGGAATTTGGGTTTCGACTGATAGCGGCGCAACGGATAGTCCCATCG AGTATAGCGATGTTTCCGCTTATCGCCTGTCGTTGACAGAAGACACAAAAGCTCTCAATCAGCTG AATGCTCTTATTCAAGAGGGAAAGGAGATGGGATCAGTGCTTTATACGTATCGCAGTTGTGTCAAAGCACTTCCTCAG CTTCCTGATAATATGAAACAAAGTCAAGCTGACTTGTATCTAGAAACATATCaagttttggacttggaaatGAGCCGTTTGCGTGAAATACAACGATGGCAAGCATCAGCTGCCGCAAAG CTAGCTGCAGATATGCAACGGTTTTCTAGGCCTGAGCGACGCATTAATGGCCCCACAGTAACTCATCTCTG GTCCATGTTGAAGTTACTTGACACTCTGGTGCAACTTGATCATCTCAAAAATGCCAAAGCAAGCATACCGAATGATTTCTCTTGGTATAAAAG GACATTCACACAAGTAAGTGTACAGTGGCATGATACTGATACGATGAGAGAGGAGCTAGATGACTTACAG ATTTTCCTTAGCACAAGGTGGGCTATCTTATTGAATTTGCATGTGGAGATGTTCCGCGTGAACAA TGTAGAAGACATCCTTCAAGTTCTCATAGTCTTTGCTGTTGAGTCATTAGAGCTGGATTTTGCACTTCTGTTCCCAGAGCGGCATATTCTTCTACGTGTTTTGCCAATTCTTGTTGTTTTAGCAACATCATCGGAAAAGGATAGCGAGTCTTTGTACAAGAGAGTGAAAATCAACAGACTGATCAATATATTTAAG AATGATCCAGTAATTCCTGCATTTCCAGATCTTCATCTTTCTCCTGTTGCAATCATGAAAGAATTGTCAATATACTTCCAGAAGTTTTCCACCCAAACTCGTCTTCTTAGTCTTCCCTCACCTCATGAGCTTCCATCCCGCGAGGCACAAGA TTATCAGAGACATTATCTAATCATCAATCACATTGGATCCATCCGTGCAGAGCATGATGACTTTGCAATTCGTTTTTCTTCCTCCATGAATCAG TTATTGTTGTTGAAGGCAACAGACAATCCTGATATTGATTGGTGCAAAGAAGTGAAGGGAAACATATATGATATGGTTGTTGAAGGTTTTCAGCTGTTGAGTAGATGGACTGCACGCATTTGGGAACAATGTGCATGGAAGTTTTCTCGTCCCTGCAAGGATATAGTTCCTTCTGAAACACAAGAGGCTTTAGCATCATTTTCTGACTATGAAAAG GTGGTACGATATAACTATAGTGCAGAGGAAAGGAAAGCACTGGTTGAACTTGTTGGTTACATAAAGAGCATTGGATCACTGATGCAGTGCAACGACACTTTGGTAGCTGATGCTTTATGGGAGACAATTCATGCAGAGGTCCAGGATTTTGTTCAAAATACATTGGCCACTATGTTGAGGACTACCTTCCGAAAGAAGAAGGACCTATCTAG GATCCTTTCTGATATGCGGACTCTTTCAGCAGACTGGATGGCAAATACTAGCAAGTCTGAGTCTGGATCCCTACAACAAGGGGGTGATGAAAGCAAAGGAAACTTTTTTTATCCAAGGCCGGTTGCACCAACAGCTGCTCAG GCTCACTGCCTGCAGTTCCTGATATATGAGGCAGTGTCTGGTGGTAATCTTAGGAAGCCTGGAGGACTCTTTGGGAATAGTGGGTCTGAGATTCCCGTTAATGATCTAAAACAGTTGGAAACATTCTTTTACAAGCTCAGATTCTTCCTGCATATATTGGACTACTCAG TGACTGTGGCAACTTTGACGGATCTTGGTTTCTTGTGGTTTAGAGAATTTTATTTGGAATCTTCTCGTGTTATTCAG TTTCCCATTGAGTGTTCTCTACCCTGGATGTTGGTGGATTACGTGCTGGAGTCGCAGAATGCGGGCATCCTAGAAAGTGTGTTGATGCCATTTGACATCTATAATGATTCAGCTCAGCAAGCACTGGTCTTGCTCAAGCAACGGTTCCTCTATGATGAAATTGAGGCTGAG GTGGACCATTGTTTCGATATATTTGTTTCAAAGCTTTGTGATAGTATTTTCACTTATTACAAGAGCTGGGCAGCAAG TGAGCTACTTGATACTTCATTCCTCTTCGCATTGGACAATGGAGAGAAATATTCTGTTGAGCCTATGAGGTTCACTGCCCTACTTAAGATGACCAGAGTGAAG TTGCTTGGGAGGATGATTGATTTGAGAAGTTTGATTGCTGACCGGATGAACAAAGTTTTCAGAGATAATATTGAGTTTCTATTTGATCGTTTTGAGTCTCAGGATCTGTGCGCTATTGTG GAATTAGAAAATCTGTTGGATATCTTAAAACATGCCCATGGGTTGCTATCCAGGGATCTCTCAATAGACTCGTTCAGTATCATGTTGAATGAGATGCAAGAAAACATATCACTTGTGTCATACTGTAGTAGACTTGCTTCCCAG ATTTGGTCAGAGATGCAAAATGATTTCTTGCCAAACTTCATCCTTTGCAATACTACCCAGCGTTTCACCCGATCATCAAAGGTGCCTCTTGTACCTATTCAAAAGCCATCGGTTCCCTCTGCCAAGCCTAATTTCTATTGTGGTACTAAA GACTTAAATGCAGCTCATCAGAGTTTTGCACGGTTGCACAGTGGATTTTTTGGGATGCCCCACATGTTTTCAATTGTTAGGCTTCTAGGGTCTAGATCATTGCCTTGGCTAATTCGAGCACTTCTAGATCATGTATCAAACAAG ATAGCTGCGGTGGAACCAATGATAACAGGGCTTCAAGAAGCTTTGCCGAAGTCTATTGGATTGCTTCCGTTTGATGGAGGCGTGACAG GTTGTATGAGGCTTGTTAAAGAACAACTTAGTTGGGGAACCAAATCACAGCTTAAAAGCGAAGTTCTTCGAGGGATAAAGGAGATTGGAAGTGTGTTATATTGGTTGGGGCTTCTTGATATCGTGTTG AGAGAAACAGATACAACACATTTCATGCAAACAGCCCCTTGGTTGGGCTTGCTTCCTGGCGCAGATGGACAAATACTGCATTCTCAAGATGGCGGAGAAAGCCCTATTGTCAACCTCTTCAAATCAGCTACTTCTGTAATTGTGTCAAATCCTGGGTGCCGAAATCCGACTTCCTTCCATACCTTATCAAAACAGGCAGAAGCTGCAG ATCTGTTGTACAAGGCTAACATGAATACTGGAAGTGTGTTGGAATACGCCCTAGCATTTACAAGTGCGGCTCTGGACAAATATTGTAGCAAATGGAGTGCTGTTCCAAAAACAGGGTTCATCGACATCACAACGTCAAAGGATTTCTATCGTATATACAGTGGTCTTCAAATT TGGTACCTAGAGGAGTCTGTTCGAGTAACACCAAGCAGTCATGAAGTGCTGGGTGATTCCATAGCTTGGGGTGGTTGCACCATAATATACTTGCTTGGGCAACAGCTACATTTTGAGCTCTTGGATTTTTCATACCAGGTCCTCAACGTTGCCGAAGTGGAGTCTGCATCGATCAGCCAAGTCCACAAGAGTCCTCATTTTGTCCAG GGATGGGACGGTCTGTTAGAAGTAATGAAGAAAGCAAGGAGGCTAAACAATCATGTGTTCAGCATGCTAAAGGCGCGCTGCCCGCTCGAAGACAAGACGGCTTGCGCTATCAAGCAAAGCGGTGCCCCTCTGCATCGGGTCAAGTTCGAGAACACCGTCTCTGCGTTTGAAACTCTTCCGCAGAAAGAGGCCTGA
- the LOC137745798 gene encoding GDSL esterase/lipase At5g33370-like, with amino-acid sequence MASSLAIFGVLMIMALGMLSYEAEARAFFVFGDSLVDNGNNNYLATTARADSPPYGIDYPTGRPTGRFSNGLNIPDFISQQLGAEPTLPYLSPELTGQKLLVGANFASAGIGILNDTGIQFINIIRMTRQFDYFQQYQQRLSSLIGPQRTKQLVNQALVLLTVGGNDFVNNYYLVPFSARSRQFDLPDYVRYLISELRKLLLKMYDLGARRVLVTGTGPLGCVPAELAMRSRNGECSAELQRAASLYNPQLIQMLRSVNSQLGSDVFIAANTQQTHNDFVSNPQAFGFSTSKIACCGQGPYNGLGLCTVASNLCPNRNQYAFWDAFHPSEKANKLIVQNILKGDEKYMYPMNLSTILALDSRT; translated from the exons ATGGCTAGCTCATTGGCCATTTTTGGTGTGCTTATGATCATGGCGTTGGGAATGTTGAGTTATGAGGCTGAGGCTCGTGCCTTTTTTGTCTTTGGAGACTCACTGGTCGACAATGGCAACAACAACTACTTAGCCACCACCGCTCGTGCCGACTCTCCTCCTTACGGCATTGACTATCCCACCGGTCGACCCACCGGCCGTTTCTCCAATGGCTTGAACATTCCTGACTTCATCA gcCAGCAACTTGGCGCAGAACCTACATTGCCATACTTGAGTCCAGAGCTCACAGGGCAAAAGCTACTAGTTGGTGCAAACTTTGCCTCTGCTGGCATTGGAATTCTCAATGACACTGGGATTCagttt ATAAATATAATCAGAATGACAAGGCAATTTGACTACTTCCAACAATACCAGCAAAGGCTGTCTTCCCTAATCGGACCTCAACGTACCAAACAACTCGTAAATCAAGCACTCGTCCTCCTCACCGTCGGCGGCAACGATTTTGTCAACAACTACTACCTGGTGCCTTTCTCCGCAAGATCTCGCCAGTTTGATCTGCCAGACTATGTCAGATACCTCATTTCCGAGCTCCGAAAACTTCTCTTG AAAATGTATGATCTTGGAGCACGAAGGGTTTTGGTGACGGGGACAGGACCACTAGGCTGTGTGCCGGCCGAATTGGCCATGAGAAGCAGGAACGGAGAATGCTCAGCGGAGCTGCAACGAGCTGCGTCTCTGTACAACCCCCAACTCATTCAGATGCTGAGATCAGTCAACAGCCAACTCGGTTCGGATGTCTTCATTGCTGCAAACACTCAGCAGACCCACAATGACTTCGTCAGCAACCCTCAAGCTTTTG gaTTTTCTACGTCAAAGATTGCATGCTGTGGGCAAGGACCTTACAATGGCTTGGGGCTGTGCACGGTGGCCTCAAACTTGTGCCCGAACCGCAACCAATACGCTTTCTGGGATGCATTTCATCCATCTGAAAAGGCGAACAAACTGATCGTTCAGAATATTTTGAAAGGGGATGAAAAGTACATGTACCCCATGAACCTCAGCACCATCTTGGCTTTGGATTCCAGGACCTAA
- the LOC137745982 gene encoding GDSL esterase/lipase At5g33370-like, which produces MHTIFVSWVLLGLLAACAGRQAEARAFLVFGDSLVDSGNNDYLATTARADSYPYGIDYPTRRPTGRFSNGLNIPDLISQHIGSEPTLPYLSPQLTGQNLLVGANFASAGIGILNDTGFQFLNIIRIYKQLEYFQQYQTRVSALVGPEQTQRLVNEALVLITLGGNDFVNNYYLVPFSARSRQFSLPDYVVYLISEYRKVLARLYELGARRVLVTGTGPLGCVPAELAQRSRRGECAVELQRAASLFNPQLVDMINSLNNQIGSDVFISADAFRMHMNFISNPQAYGFVSSKIACCGQGPYNGVGLCTIVSNLCPNRDLYAFWDSFHPSEKANRIIVQIILTGSNEYMNPMNLSTILALDSKT; this is translated from the exons ATGCAtaccatttttgtttcttgggtTCTTCTAGGTCTGCTTGCTGCTTGTGCTGGCCGTCAAGCCGAGGCACGAGCTTTCCTCGTGTTCGGAGATTCATTGGTGGACAGCGGCAACAACGACTACTTGGCCACCACTGCCAGGGCTGACTCCTACCCGTATGGCATAGATTATCCTACTCGCCGACCCACCGGTCGTTTTTCGAATGGCCTTAACATACCAGATCTTATCA GCCAGCATATTGGCTCAGAACCCACGTTGCCCTATTTGAGCCCACAACTCACTGGACAAAACCTACTCGTTGGTGCCAACTTTGCTTCTGCTGGGATTGGAATTCTCAATGACACTGGATTCCAGTTT CTCAACATAATCCGAATCTACAAACAACTGGAATACTTTCAGCAATACCAGACTAGAGTGAGTGCTTTAGTTGGACCTGAGCAGACTCAGCGACTTGTCAACGAAGCACTTGTTCTGATTACCCTTGGAGGCAATGATTTTGTCAACAACTACTACTTGGTGCCCTTCTCTGCTAGATCTCGACAATTCTCTCTCCCGGACTATGTCGTCTACCTCATCTCCGAGTACCGCAAAGTTCTAGCG AGGCTGTATGAATTAGGAGCTCGTAGGGTTTTGGTGACAGGCACAGGGCCACTAGGGTGTGTTCCAGCAGAGTTGGCTCAGCGCAGCAGAAGAGGCGAATGTGCGGTGGAGCTGCAGCGAGCTGCTTCCTTATTTAACCCACAGCTAGTCGATATGATCAACAGCCTGAATAACCAAATTGGCTCAGATGTATTTATTTCTGCAGATGCATTTCGAATGCACATGAATTTTATCTCCAATCCTCAAGCTTATG GATTTGTGAGTTCAAAGATAGCTTGCTGTGGCCAAGGACCCTACAATGGGGTCGGACTCTGCACAATTGTCTCCAACTTGTGCCCAAATAGAGATTTGTACGCGTTTTGGGATTCATTCCATCCTTCTGAGAAAGCAAACAGAATTATTGTGCAGATAATCCTTACTGGGTCCAACGAGTACATGAATCCAATGAACCTCAGTACTATATTGGCCTTGGACTCTAAGACCTAG